In a genomic window of Methanogenium sp. S4BF:
- a CDS encoding SLC13 family permease — MFDMLIVFGTLILALILFATGKVRYDIVALIALLIVTITGIVNPVDAFLGFGHPAVITVAAVLILSKGLQNSGLIDILTRWVARVGDGEVRQVFSLTGIVAILSGFMNNIGALALMMPVAIRTARKSGRPPSYLLMPIAFGSLLGGMTTLIGTPPNIIIASYRAQSGGDPFLIFDFAYVGVGVAICGILFISFFGWRLIPSRQSPASKEELFAVRDYLTEVRVPENSKLAGKMIFDISTATEAEVVVVGLIRNTRKIVAPSVYETILENDILIIRADSKDLQTLLDATRLELVGKAEISEEMIGSDTVGIIEAIVKPDSPILDRTAYSANLRWIHGINLLAVAREGGRLRNRLNQIRFRPGDILLLQGKKDALQTALPKIGCLPLAERGLRIGGQKTILLALGIFGTALGISALGIMPVQITFSAAVVLMILTSIVSLRDAYDSVEWPIIILLGAMIPVGQALETSGGAALIAGSIVTGASIFPPEATLVLLLIITMFLSDLVNNAASAVLMAPIALGIAYDLGASIDPFLMAVAIGASCAFLTPIGHQSNTLVMGPGGYLFTDYWRMGAVLEVIIVIVSIPLLLLFWPMY, encoded by the coding sequence ATGTTTGATATGCTCATTGTCTTTGGAACCCTCATCCTTGCGCTTATTCTCTTTGCCACAGGCAAGGTGCGTTATGACATCGTAGCCCTGATAGCGCTTCTGATTGTCACCATAACGGGCATCGTCAACCCGGTGGATGCCTTCCTCGGGTTTGGCCATCCGGCGGTTATCACCGTTGCAGCTGTTCTGATTCTCAGCAAGGGCCTTCAGAACTCCGGTCTTATTGATATTCTGACCCGGTGGGTTGCCCGGGTTGGGGATGGAGAGGTGCGGCAGGTCTTCTCGCTTACCGGTATCGTTGCCATTCTCTCAGGATTTATGAATAATATCGGGGCACTGGCCCTGATGATGCCGGTTGCCATCAGGACTGCCCGGAAGAGCGGGAGGCCCCCTTCCTACCTTTTGATGCCTATAGCATTTGGGTCCCTCCTCGGTGGGATGACAACCCTCATCGGGACTCCCCCCAATATCATCATCGCCAGCTATCGTGCCCAGAGCGGGGGCGACCCATTCCTGATCTTTGACTTTGCCTATGTCGGGGTGGGGGTAGCCATCTGCGGAATCCTCTTCATCTCGTTTTTCGGATGGAGGCTGATCCCGTCCCGGCAGAGTCCTGCCTCAAAAGAAGAGCTCTTTGCAGTCAGGGATTACCTCACTGAAGTCAGGGTTCCGGAGAACTCAAAACTTGCAGGAAAGATGATCTTTGATATCAGTACCGCCACCGAGGCAGAGGTTGTTGTTGTCGGGCTGATTAGAAATACACGAAAGATCGTCGCACCGTCAGTTTACGAGACAATTCTGGAGAATGACATTCTTATTATCAGGGCAGATTCAAAAGACCTGCAGACCCTCCTTGATGCCACCCGCCTTGAACTCGTAGGGAAAGCAGAGATATCGGAGGAGATGATCGGATCCGACACTGTCGGAATAATTGAGGCCATTGTAAAACCGGATTCACCGATTCTGGACAGGACCGCGTATTCAGCAAATCTTCGCTGGATTCATGGCATCAACCTCCTTGCCGTAGCACGGGAGGGAGGGCGTCTTCGTAACAGGCTCAACCAGATTCGGTTCCGTCCTGGTGACATCCTTCTTCTCCAGGGTAAGAAAGATGCCCTCCAGACAGCTCTTCCAAAAATCGGGTGCCTCCCGCTTGCTGAACGGGGTCTTCGGATTGGGGGGCAGAAGACTATACTGCTTGCTTTGGGAATCTTCGGAACGGCCCTTGGAATATCGGCCCTTGGAATTATGCCGGTCCAGATCACCTTCAGTGCCGCGGTCGTTTTGATGATTCTTACCTCAATAGTCTCTCTGCGTGATGCGTATGATAGTGTGGAATGGCCGATTATCATTCTTCTTGGTGCAATGATACCTGTCGGTCAGGCGCTTGAAACAAGTGGCGGAGCAGCACTTATCGCCGGGAGTATCGTTACAGGCGCATCCATCTTCCCGCCGGAAGCGACGCTTGTCCTCCTTTTAATAATCACCATGTTCCTCTCGGATCTGGTGAACAACGCAGCCTCTGCGGTTCTGATGGCTCCGATTGCATTAGGGATCGCGTATGACCTTGGTGCATCCATCGATCCGTTTCTGATGGCGGTTGCGATTGGGGCATCCTGTGCCTTTCTCACTCCGATCGGACACCAGTCCAATACGCTAGTCATGGGGCCGGGTGGGTATCTCTTTACCGACTACTGGAGGATGGGGGCAGTCCTCGAAGTGATCATTGTCATCGTCTCAATCCCGCTCCTCCTCCTCTTCTGGCCGATGTACTGA
- a CDS encoding tyrosine-type recombinase/integrase yields the protein MSLLKADTRILTPWEYSKIRNEMKRQQKIYFDGLMFTGMRYEEFLRFLDKPEWFNLERSVIHLPREASLKKKRKQPERYFQLSNYALPIIERLYDQELPRLTRQGWRKILLKAASGADISTDGITPKMTRKTWESWLVCCYPALTMQIALSQGHTNITAMNHYLNLSFSPSEKEEMKKYVNGFGGVSI from the coding sequence ATGTCACTGTTAAAAGCAGACACACGAATTCTCACGCCATGGGAATATTCCAAAATTCGAAATGAAATGAAGAGACAGCAGAAGATCTATTTTGATGGTCTAATGTTTACAGGAATGAGATATGAAGAATTTCTACGCTTTCTGGACAAACCCGAATGGTTCAACTTGGAACGCTCAGTTATTCATCTCCCTCGTGAGGCATCGTTGAAGAAGAAACGGAAACAACCTGAACGATATTTTCAATTGTCAAACTATGCCCTTCCCATCATTGAACGACTCTATGATCAGGAACTTCCGAGATTGACCCGACAGGGATGGAGAAAGATCCTTCTCAAAGCAGCCAGTGGGGCTGATATTTCAACAGATGGCATCACACCTAAGATGACACGTAAGACATGGGAATCATGGTTAGTGTGCTGCTATCCAGCTCTGACGATGCAGATTGCACTGTCACAGGGCCATACTAACATTACAGCTATGAATCACTACCTGAACCTTTCATTCAGCCCATCTGAAAAAGAAGAGATGAAGAAGTATGTCAATGGATTTGGTGGGGTTTCTATTTGA